The region GGGATGTCCGCACCGCCGGCCTCATCGGTGCCGCGGGTCATGCCGGGCTACAGCGAGGAATTGAAAGTGTTGGTCTGGTGATTGTGGTCACCGATCTGCACAGCTGCCGGTCCGTTGAAGGTGTGTCGGACGGGTGCGCGTTCGGTCTCGGAAGGCGCGGTCTGCGCGTCCCGGGGCGGCAACTGCGGGAGGGAACCGAGTGCGGGCTCCGTCTCGTAGGGCTGGTCGGTGAGATAGCGCAGCAGTTTCTCGGCGCCCGCGAGGTCGATCGGGTCGACGGTGTAGTGGGTGACGGTGTGACCGCCGAGAAACGCCGGCAGGTCCTCCCGGCTGCCTCCGGGGAGCACCACACGCAGGATCCGCTCGTACCAGTCGGTGGGGTTGCGATAGACCATGTCCTTGATCAGCCGCGCCTCCCAGGCCACGCCCTCTCCGACTCCGGGGGCCTCCGCCCCTTCCGCCCGTCGCTTGTAGGCGGGTGAGGCAATCGTCAGTACGTAGTCGGCCGCCTCGAACTCCCGCTGCATCCACGCGGCCCAGTCCTGGGGCCGCTCCGCGGCCGGCCGGTCCAACCGTGCGTCGATGCCATGGCGTCGCAGCAGGATCCACAGCGCACGTACCCGGTCCGCGTGAGCACCGTCGTCGGCCTCGTGCGCGTAGGAGATGAAGACCCGAGGGCCATCGGGCGAGACGCTGCCGGTCTCTCCGCCCTCTGTTGTACGTGTCACCTTGGAGTCCTAGTCGTTGCACCGCCCGCGGCTGACCGTGCTGTCATGTGCGGAGTTGACGGCACGGTGAGTCACCTCGGACCCGCACGAAGACGTCTCCATAGTAGAGGTGCGGCGACTTGCGCTCAGACCCATCCTGGAGGTCGGGTCCCCGACTCACTCCGGCCGACGGCTGTCTTTCCGGCGCGCCGCCGGTCGTGCTCGAAAGGTTGTACTCCAACACGCAGAACACGCTCAACGGGCAGGCGCCCGGCGACGCGAACATCAAAAATGCCGCCGCACGGCTCAGCACTCCCACCGTGGGATCTTGCAAGATTTCCGTGAGGTGAGCGAGTGTGGCCCCTACGAACCCGGCACGCAGGTGACGGTCGCCGCGCACCACACGATCGTCGCGCACTTCAGCCAGACCTCGTGATCGCTCGCCCTTCCCGCCACTGAACAGCCCACGACACAGCAGCGCTGCCCAGGCGGAGGCATCAACCCTGCCTCTTCGCTCGTGAAAGGGGCCGAGCCGCCGGCGTCGCCCCCTACAAGGTGCGCCCCTCCGCATCCGTCAGCGTCTCGAAGGCCGCGTGGGCGAAGTCGAGGACGCCGATCTCGTCGCGCGCCGCCTCCGGCAGGCGGGCGTAGGTGAGCCGCAGGGCACGCAGCACGCCCACTCCCGCGCGGGCCAGGACGGACGCCCGCAGCACGCTCTCCGGCGCGGCCGGGTCGGCACCGTCCACCGTCATGCGGTCCAGGAACGCCGATGCGACGGCTTCCTCCAGGTCGAACAGGAGGAAGCGTTCGCCGCGCCCGGACGGAGCGGTCGACAGGGGCTGCGGTCCGGCGAGGAGGATCCCGGCGGCCCAGTCATCGCGAGCGGCGAGCTCCAGGACGGCGTTGCGCAGGGCCGCGAGGGGAGATTCGCCCTGCGGGCGGGCCCTGATCGCCTCCTCCAACAACGGGATGAAGTCCCGGACGTGCTGCAGGATCAGGCTCTCCTTGGACGGGAAGTAGCGGAAGAAGGTCCGCTCCCCGACGCCCGCGGCGGCGGCGATGTCCCGCACGGTCGTCGCCTCGTAGCCGTTTTCCTGGAACAGCCGCGCCGCCGCGTGGATCAGCGCCTCATGCGTGCGCCGCTTGTTCTGTTCCCTGCGTCCCGGTTCTGTCGCGCTCTCCACACCCCGAGTATCCCAGCCCCACGAAAACTTGGCAGTCCTGCCACTTTGTTATTGTGGCAGGACTGCCAGTTTTTGGGACCGCTTTCTCACCATGGAGCGCCATGCCCGCCTTCCTTCACCGCCTCGGGCGCCTCGCCTTCCGCCGCCGACGACGCATGCTGGCCCTGTGGTTGGCGCTGGTCGCGGCCGCCGTGGTCTGCATGACGGCCTTCGGTGGCACCGGCAAGCTCGACAACACCTTCTCGATCCCCGGCTCCGAGTCCCAGCGGGCCCTGGACCGGATGAAGACCGACTTCCCCACCTTCTCCGGCACGAGCGCGCAGATCGTGTTCACCGCGACGGACAGCCGGAAGGTGACCGACCCGGCCGACAGCACCCGTATCCGGGCCGCTCTGGACGCGGCCGGGTCCTCGCCCCAAGTCGCCAAGGTGGTGAGCCCGTTCGACGCTCACACCATCTCCGCCGACGGCACCACCGCCGTCGCACAGGTGCGCTACGAGGTCCCGCAGAGCGCGTTGGAGCCGAACGCGCTGGACGCGCTCAAGTCCGCCGTGGCCGGGGCGAACCAGCAGGGCATGCGGGTCGACGTCGGCGGCTCCGCGTTCGGCAACGCCCCGTCGGAGTCCCACGGCAGCGACATCATCGGCATCGGCGTCGCCCTGGTCATCCTCACTCTGACCTTCGGCTCCCTGCTGACCGCCGGAATCCCCGTCGTCACGGCGCTCTTCGGCGTCGCCACGGCCATCTTCGGCGCGCTGTCGCTCACCGGGACCGTCTCGATCTCCTCGACCGCGCAGAGCCTGGCCCTGATGATCGGGCTCGCGGTCGGCATCGACTACGCCCTGTTCATCGTCAGCCGTCACCGGTTCCACCTCGCCCACGGCATGGAACCGGAGGAGTCGGCCGCGCTGGCGGTGGGCACGGCGGGCAGTGCCGTGGTGTTCGCCGGGCTGACCGTGGTCATCGCGATGACCGGTCTCACCGTGGTCGGCATCCCCTATCTGACGGCCATGGGACTGGCGGCAGCCGGTGCGGTGCTGATCGCCGTACTGGTCGCGACCACACTGCTGCCCGCGATCCTCGGCTTCGCCAGTGCGCGCCTGACGCCCAGGCCGGGCTCCCGCGCGATGCGCCGCGAGCGAGCCGTCGGCGGTGCGGGCGAGAACGCCCTCGACGCCACCGGCGCGAACGTCGTGAGCGGTTCCGGGGAGAACGTCGTGAGCGGTACTGGCGAGAACGTCGTGAGCCGTACCGGCGAGCGCGTCATGGGCTCGGCCGCCAACGCCGCCGAGCGCTGGTTCCGGCTGGTCACCCGCCGTCCCCTGTTGACCCTGGTCGCGGTGGTGGCCTCCGTCGGCGCGCTGGCCTGGCCCGCCCACGACATGCGCCTCGCCCTGCCCGACAACGGCACCGCGCCCAGCTCCTCCTCACAGCGCATCGCCTTCGACACGGTCGGCGAGAAGCTCGGGCCCGGTTTCAACGGCCCGCTCCTCGTGTTGGCCGACACCAGCCACAGTTCCGACCCCACCACGGCCGCCCAGCGGGTCGCCGCCACCATCGGCGCGCTGCCCGACGTGGCCACCGTCGGCAAGCCCGTGGCCAACCCGGCCACGCACACCGCGCTCATCCAGGTGATACCGCACAGCGCGCCCAGCGACCCGGCGACCAAGACCCTGGTGAACACCATCCGCGACGACCGGGCCGCGATCCTGCGGAACACCGGCGCCACCGTCCAGGTCACCGGCAGCACGGCCGTGAGCGTCGACGTCGCCGCGAAGTTGAACTCGGCGCTGATCCCCTTCGCCGCTGTTGTGATCGGGCTGTCGCTGCTCCTGCTGCTCCTGGTCTTCCGCTCGCTGGTAGTGCCCCTCAAGGCCGCAGCGGGCTTCCTGCT is a window of Streptomyces mirabilis DNA encoding:
- a CDS encoding toll/interleukin-1 receptor domain-containing protein encodes the protein MTRTTEGGETGSVSPDGPRVFISYAHEADDGAHADRVRALWILLRRHGIDARLDRPAAERPQDWAAWMQREFEAADYVLTIASPAYKRRAEGAEAPGVGEGVAWEARLIKDMVYRNPTDWYERILRVVLPGGSREDLPAFLGGHTVTHYTVDPIDLAGAEKLLRYLTDQPYETEPALGSLPQLPPRDAQTAPSETERAPVRHTFNGPAAVQIGDHNHQTNTFNSSL
- a CDS encoding TetR/AcrR family transcriptional regulator; protein product: MESATEPGRREQNKRRTHEALIHAAARLFQENGYEATTVRDIAAAAGVGERTFFRYFPSKESLILQHVRDFIPLLEEAIRARPQGESPLAALRNAVLELAARDDWAAGILLAGPQPLSTAPSGRGERFLLFDLEEAVASAFLDRMTVDGADPAAPESVLRASVLARAGVGVLRALRLTYARLPEAARDEIGVLDFAHAAFETLTDAEGRTL
- a CDS encoding MMPL family transporter — encoded protein: MPAFLHRLGRLAFRRRRRMLALWLALVAAAVVCMTAFGGTGKLDNTFSIPGSESQRALDRMKTDFPTFSGTSAQIVFTATDSRKVTDPADSTRIRAALDAAGSSPQVAKVVSPFDAHTISADGTTAVAQVRYEVPQSALEPNALDALKSAVAGANQQGMRVDVGGSAFGNAPSESHGSDIIGIGVALVILTLTFGSLLTAGIPVVTALFGVATAIFGALSLTGTVSISSTAQSLALMIGLAVGIDYALFIVSRHRFHLAHGMEPEESAALAVGTAGSAVVFAGLTVVIAMTGLTVVGIPYLTAMGLAAAGAVLIAVLVATTLLPAILGFASARLTPRPGSRAMRRERAVGGAGENALDATGANVVSGSGENVVSGTGENVVSRTGERVMGSAANAAERWFRLVTRRPLLTLVAVVASVGALAWPAHDMRLALPDNGTAPSSSSQRIAFDTVGEKLGPGFNGPLLVLADTSHSSDPTTAAQRVAATIGALPDVATVGKPVANPATHTALIQVIPHSAPSDPATKTLVNTIRDDRAAILRNTGATVQVTGSTAVSVDVAAKLNSALIPFAAVVIGLSLLLLLLVFRSLVVPLKAAAGFLLSIAATLGAAVGVFQLGHLGKLIGVDTTGPVSSFLPIILLAVLFGLAMDYEVFLVSRMRESYLRTGNPLGAVHSGARHSGRVVTAAALIMTSVFAAFLTSDSTMLKQIAFALAAGVLLDAFVIRMTFVPAALALTRHAAWWLPKWLERRLPDLDIEGDRLDHAHAAALPESAPLPRTGAGDAEGARASATPSTAD